A section of the candidate division WOR-3 bacterium genome encodes:
- a CDS encoding class I SAM-dependent methyltransferase, whose translation MKQWYEKLFENYGDKYDREIFTSGTIGECDFIEKEINFNKSLNILDVGCGTGRHSIELTRRGYMVKGIDLSESMLDKAREKAVRAGLTIDFSKNDARNLPFNSEFDLAIMLCEGGFPLMETDEMNYEILKSVTKALKENAKFVFTTLNGLFPLYHSVEKFCAENSAEGNATYRSNSFDLMTFRDRNITELENDEGEKIKLDCNERYYVPCEITWLLQSLGYSEIEIFGAKIGAFSRDDKLTTEDFEMLVIAERRDVIQEHS comes from the coding sequence ATGAAACAATGGTACGAAAAGCTGTTTGAAAATTACGGCGATAAATACGACAGAGAGATTTTTACAAGCGGAACAATCGGTGAATGCGATTTCATAGAAAAAGAGATAAACTTCAACAAATCTCTGAATATATTAGACGTAGGCTGCGGAACCGGTAGACATTCCATCGAGTTGACAAGAAGAGGCTACATGGTCAAAGGAATTGACCTCTCCGAATCAATGCTCGATAAAGCACGGGAAAAGGCGGTAAGGGCTGGCTTGACAATAGATTTTTCAAAAAATGATGCAAGAAACCTTCCTTTTAATTCCGAATTTGACCTCGCGATAATGCTCTGCGAGGGTGGATTTCCTCTCATGGAGACCGACGAGATGAATTATGAGATCCTGAAAAGTGTGACGAAAGCTCTGAAAGAAAACGCAAAGTTTGTTTTTACGACACTTAACGGACTTTTCCCGCTGTACCATTCAGTAGAGAAGTTCTGTGCGGAAAATTCTGCTGAGGGAAATGCTACTTACAGGAGCAACTCTTTCGACCTGATGACTTTTAGAGACAGAAATATAACCGAGCTCGAAAACGATGAAGGCGAGAAAATAAAATTGGACTGCAACGAAAGATATTATGTACCTTGTGAGATAACCTGGCTTTTACAATCTCTTGGATATAGTGAAATTGAAATTTTCGGTGCAAAAATTGGGGCTTTTTCGAGAGATGACAAACTGACGACTGAAGATTTCGAAATGCTCGTGATAGCAGAAAGGCGTGATGTTATTCAAGAACATTCATAA
- a CDS encoding glycosyltransferase family 4 protein, with product MERVRSVAVIGNYLPRMCGIATFTTDLVSALSSKGIDCWAIAMNDRPEGYRYPKEVRFEINQNKSSEYVLASDYLNISQIDAVSLQHEYGIFGGEYGSYIVSLIKRLRMPVVTTLHTVLKEPVSTQKKILSDIARFSEKIIVMSENASDFLKEIYGVPKDKIVLIHHGIPDMPFVDPNYYKDQFGVEGRKVILTFGLLSPNKGIEYMIDAMPKIMEKHADVVYVIVGATHPNIKKTHGEEYRQSLVRRAKAAGVDQNIMFFNRFVERNELCEFLGACDVYVTPYLSEAQIVSGTLAYAMGVGKATVSTPYWYAVEMMSEDRGVLVGFRDSEALAEAVSGLLSDDIKRNAMRKRAYTFLRRAVWSQVAVDYLAILNGVKNERIENAKVIFSTKTLAQDKTSLPEIDFRHVMLMTDDTGILQHATYSIPDYDHGYCADDNSRGLIASVMAQSFTPEDPKMLNMQKKFLAFLKHSFNDKTGWFRNFMSFERKWLEEKGSEDSQGRAIWGLGVCAALSGDKSCVALSTTLFHRAVEVMLKLSHPRAVSFALVGIHAYLARFSGDSEIRRAREKLANYLFEKFKKRPDMNWPWFDDELFYANAKIPQALLLSGQWMQRTDMSNMGFDLLNWVIELQSEKNYFSPIGNRGWLRKGGSKANFDQQPIEAQAMIETCLLAYNMTGDDKYSNMAHLAFNWFLGQNILNEPLYDFATGGCRDGLTPDGPNMNQGAESTLAWLLSLLAMHGFSAEQNKMQYTVPIAE from the coding sequence ATGGAAAGAGTTAGATCTGTAGCCGTAATAGGAAATTACCTGCCCAGAATGTGCGGCATCGCAACATTTACGACCGATTTGGTCAGCGCATTGTCATCCAAGGGGATTGACTGCTGGGCGATCGCGATGAACGACAGACCGGAAGGATACAGATACCCAAAGGAAGTCCGATTCGAAATAAACCAGAACAAATCAAGCGAATATGTTCTCGCCTCGGATTACCTGAACATAAGCCAGATTGACGCTGTTTCGCTTCAGCATGAATACGGGATTTTCGGGGGGGAATACGGCTCTTACATCGTATCTCTGATAAAGAGGCTGAGGATGCCCGTCGTGACGACACTTCACACAGTTCTAAAAGAGCCTGTTTCAACACAGAAAAAAATTCTCTCTGATATCGCGCGTTTTTCGGAGAAAATAATTGTCATGTCCGAAAACGCCAGCGATTTTCTCAAAGAAATATACGGTGTCCCGAAAGACAAGATTGTTTTGATCCATCACGGAATTCCCGACATGCCTTTTGTAGATCCGAATTATTACAAAGACCAATTCGGCGTCGAGGGCAGAAAAGTTATTTTGACATTCGGTTTACTATCTCCCAACAAGGGAATCGAATACATGATAGATGCCATGCCGAAAATAATGGAAAAACATGCCGATGTCGTTTATGTAATCGTTGGAGCGACTCATCCTAACATAAAAAAGACGCATGGAGAAGAATACAGACAAAGCCTTGTAAGAAGGGCAAAAGCCGCGGGAGTTGACCAGAACATAATGTTTTTTAACCGGTTCGTTGAGAGAAATGAACTGTGCGAATTTTTGGGGGCATGCGACGTGTACGTAACCCCGTATTTATCCGAAGCTCAAATAGTCTCTGGAACCCTCGCTTACGCGATGGGTGTAGGCAAAGCGACGGTTTCGACTCCTTACTGGTACGCTGTCGAGATGATGTCCGAAGACAGGGGAGTTTTGGTAGGGTTTCGGGATTCCGAAGCCCTTGCTGAAGCCGTTTCCGGACTGCTCAGCGACGACATCAAGAGAAACGCCATGAGAAAACGAGCCTACACTTTTCTAAGAAGGGCCGTGTGGAGCCAGGTGGCTGTTGATTATTTAGCGATTTTAAACGGGGTTAAAAATGAGAGAATAGAAAATGCGAAAGTTATTTTCAGCACCAAAACCCTCGCGCAGGACAAAACGAGCCTTCCTGAAATCGATTTCAGGCACGTGATGCTGATGACCGACGACACGGGGATACTTCAGCACGCCACGTATTCCATTCCTGACTACGACCATGGTTATTGTGCCGACGACAACTCAAGAGGTTTGATAGCCTCCGTGATGGCTCAGAGTTTTACGCCTGAAGATCCGAAAATGCTGAACATGCAGAAAAAATTTCTCGCTTTTCTTAAACATTCTTTCAACGATAAAACGGGTTGGTTCAGAAATTTTATGTCTTTCGAAAGAAAATGGCTTGAAGAGAAGGGCTCTGAAGACAGTCAGGGAAGGGCAATATGGGGACTGGGAGTCTGCGCGGCTCTTTCCGGTGACAAAAGCTGTGTCGCCCTCAGCACGACCCTTTTTCACAGAGCAGTAGAGGTAATGTTGAAACTATCCCACCCCAGGGCAGTCTCTTTCGCTCTTGTTGGAATACACGCCTATCTCGCGAGGTTTTCTGGAGACAGCGAAATAAGAAGGGCGAGGGAGAAACTCGCCAATTATCTTTTTGAAAAGTTTAAAAAAAGACCCGACATGAATTGGCCTTGGTTCGACGACGAACTTTTTTACGCCAACGCGAAAATTCCTCAGGCTCTATTGCTCTCGGGGCAGTGGATGCAGAGAACAGATATGTCGAATATGGGTTTTGATCTCCTAAACTGGGTGATAGAATTACAGAGCGAAAAAAACTATTTTTCTCCCATTGGGAACAGGGGCTGGCTGAGAAAAGGAGGGAGTAAGGCAAATTTCGACCAGCAGCCAATAGAAGCTCAGGCTATGATCGAGACATGTCTTCTGGCGTACAATATGACTGGTGACGACAAATACAGCAACATGGCTCATCTTGCTTTTAACTGGTTTCTCGGACAAAATATTCTCAATGAGCCTCTTTACGATTTCGCTACAGGGGGATGCCGGGACGGACTCACCCCCGACGGTCCAAATATGAACCAGGGAGCAGAGTCGACTCTCGCCTGGCTTTTGTCCCTTCTGGCGATGCACGGTTTTAGCGCAGAACAGAACAAGATGCAATACACGGTTCCAATAGCTGAGTAA
- a CDS encoding GNAT family N-acetyltransferase — protein MTEINIYDPKNKPDKGQKQKIVDFLYENLEKFGDPKPAIEKAVDYALKNIESFGGFVLSYNSGENIFGAVVVNRTGMKDYIPENILVYIATKKEERGKGIGKKLMKKTIEIAEGSIKLHVEPDNPARFLYEGFGFTNKYLEMRLTK, from the coding sequence ATGACGGAAATAAATATATACGATCCGAAAAACAAACCAGATAAAGGTCAAAAACAAAAAATTGTCGATTTTCTGTATGAAAACCTGGAAAAATTTGGAGATCCGAAACCCGCAATTGAAAAAGCCGTGGATTACGCCTTGAAAAACATCGAATCTTTCGGAGGTTTTGTCCTCTCGTATAATTCAGGAGAGAATATTTTTGGCGCGGTTGTCGTCAACAGGACAGGGATGAAAGACTACATTCCTGAAAACATTCTCGTATACATCGCGACCAAAAAAGAAGAAAGAGGAAAAGGAATCGGCAAGAAACTGATGAAAAAAACAATTGAAATAGCCGAAGGCAGTATCAAGCTACATGTCGAACCTGATAACCCAGCTAGGTTTTTGTATGAAGGATTTGGCTTTACGAACAAATACCTCGAGATGAGATTGACAAAATAA
- a CDS encoding alanine racemase has protein sequence MAKITLDRTKLRENYSFLYKLFKKQGIQWAVVTKLLCGNRDFLEEVLKLEPFQTCDSRLSSLKTIKSINPKIETIYIKPPPQKSIQNVVKYADISLNTELKTVEMLSEEAVRQKKKHKIIIMIEMGELREGVMRDRLIDFYERIFRLPNIEVTGVGTNLACLNGVLPNHDKLIQLSLYKQLIEAKFGKKIPLVSGGSSVTIPLIFKNLLPKGINHFRVGETLFIGTDVYNDEKMNGLNTDIFKLHCEIIELKKKPSVPTGEMGTNLEGHTPCFDENEKSRDSFRAIIDVGILDVEINHIFPVDTNYSIIGASSDMFVIDIKDNPKNLKTGDYLQFYLDYLGVLRVMNSKFIEKKIE, from the coding sequence ATGGCAAAAATCACTTTAGACCGAACAAAGCTCAGAGAGAATTACAGCTTTCTGTATAAACTGTTCAAAAAACAAGGCATACAATGGGCGGTTGTGACAAAACTACTCTGCGGAAACAGGGATTTTCTCGAAGAAGTATTAAAATTAGAGCCTTTCCAAACCTGCGACTCGAGACTATCGAGCCTGAAGACGATAAAGAGCATAAATCCAAAAATAGAGACAATATACATAAAGCCGCCTCCGCAAAAATCGATCCAAAATGTTGTAAAATACGCGGATATAAGCCTTAACACAGAATTGAAAACAGTCGAAATGCTTTCAGAAGAAGCGGTCAGACAGAAAAAAAAGCATAAAATCATTATTATGATAGAGATGGGAGAGTTGAGAGAAGGTGTTATGAGAGACAGGCTGATAGATTTTTATGAGAGGATTTTCAGATTGCCTAATATAGAAGTCACTGGGGTTGGGACAAATCTCGCCTGCCTGAATGGAGTCCTTCCAAACCACGATAAATTGATACAGCTCAGTCTTTATAAACAGCTCATAGAGGCGAAGTTTGGTAAAAAAATTCCCCTTGTCTCGGGGGGGTCTTCGGTGACTATTCCCCTGATATTCAAAAACCTTTTGCCAAAGGGCATAAACCATTTCAGGGTAGGAGAAACACTTTTCATCGGAACAGATGTATACAATGATGAAAAGATGAATGGTCTTAACACCGACATATTCAAGCTTCACTGTGAGATAATCGAGTTAAAGAAAAAACCGAGTGTGCCGACAGGTGAAATGGGGACAAATCTTGAAGGACACACACCTTGTTTCGATGAAAACGAGAAAAGTCGGGATTCTTTCAGGGCGATAATAGACGTGGGCATTCTCGATGTGGAGATAAACCATATTTTTCCCGTTGATACTAATTATTCAATAATAGGCGCGAGTTCAGATATGTTCGTGATAGACATCAAAGACAATCCGAAAAATCTTAAAACCGGCGACTATCTTCAATTCTACCTGGACTACCTCGGAGTATTAAGGGTTATGAATTCGAAATTCATTGAAAAGAAAATTGAATAA
- a CDS encoding class I SAM-dependent methyltransferase — translation MKLYNELSAWWPVLSAPEDYEEESSLYVRIIEKYKKDIKTAIELGSGGGNNASHLKKLYTMTLVDMSLGMIEVSKTLNPECRHFEGDMRSVRLGEKFDLVFIHDAIMYMTTEEDLFRTFITAKEHMKDEGVLFIAPDYFKETFKPFTSHGGHDRKERSMRYLEWTCDKNPHDTLIETYFAYILKNEKGEISFEDDISINGIFSKNTWQILLEKVGFKVFFESIEHSEIESGQYIGIVGLMDG, via the coding sequence GTGAAACTTTACAACGAACTGTCGGCTTGGTGGCCTGTTCTTTCAGCTCCGGAGGATTACGAGGAGGAATCAAGCCTTTATGTCAGAATTATTGAAAAATACAAAAAAGATATAAAAACAGCAATCGAACTTGGAAGCGGCGGGGGAAACAACGCCTCCCATCTGAAAAAACTATACACCATGACTTTGGTCGATATGTCTCTGGGGATGATAGAAGTCAGCAAAACACTCAACCCCGAATGCAGGCATTTTGAAGGAGACATGAGGTCTGTGAGGTTAGGTGAAAAATTTGACCTTGTGTTCATACACGATGCAATAATGTACATGACGACAGAGGAAGACCTGTTCAGAACATTTATTACTGCAAAAGAACACATGAAAGATGAGGGCGTTCTCTTCATCGCCCCCGATTACTTCAAGGAGACTTTCAAACCCTTCACAAGCCACGGCGGACACGACAGAAAAGAAAGAAGTATGAGATATTTGGAATGGACCTGCGACAAGAACCCTCATGACACTCTAATTGAGACGTATTTTGCCTATATATTAAAAAACGAAAAAGGAGAAATAAGTTTCGAGGACGACATTTCGATAAACGGAATTTTCTCAAAAAATACATGGCAGATCCTCCTTGAAAAGGTAGGTTTTAAAGTCTTTTTTGAGAGCATAGAACACTCAGAAATCGAATCGGGACAGTACATCGGAATTGTCGGGTTGATGGATGGATAG